A region of Thermus oshimai DSM 12092 DNA encodes the following proteins:
- the coxB gene encoding cytochrome c oxidase subunit II — MRGTLAVIGLWGLALAQEAHRVAITHPTSPINRETNGLLLWVLAFSVLIFGVVAGSLAYITLKFRARPGQTGEPPQVHGNDRLEVVWTLIPLAIILVLFGLTARALILVNKPIPGALKVEVTGYQFWWDFHYADLGFRNSNELILPAGVPVTLEVTSKDVIHSFWVPGLVGKRDAIPGQKTLIHFTPETPGNYYGFCAELCGPSHARMLFRVLVVPKEEFERFVEAAKAYTPPVADAQGQQVFQQNCMACHAVQGQMPPAVIGPELGFMGNRVSLGAGIVENTPENLKAWIRDPASMKPGVKMPGFPQLSEEDLDALVRYLEGLKVEGLDLKALPKF; from the coding sequence ATGAGAGGAACGCTTGCGGTCATCGGTCTTTGGGGTCTGGCCCTGGCCCAGGAGGCCCACCGGGTGGCCATCACCCACCCCACCTCTCCCATAAACCGGGAGACCAACGGGCTTCTCCTATGGGTCCTGGCCTTTTCCGTGCTGATCTTCGGGGTGGTGGCGGGGTCTTTGGCCTACATCACCCTAAAGTTCCGGGCCAGGCCCGGCCAGACGGGGGAGCCGCCCCAGGTGCACGGGAACGACCGCCTGGAGGTGGTTTGGACCCTCATCCCCTTGGCCATCATCCTGGTTCTCTTTGGCCTCACCGCCCGGGCCCTCATCCTGGTCAACAAACCCATCCCCGGGGCCCTGAAGGTGGAGGTCACGGGCTACCAGTTCTGGTGGGACTTCCACTACGCGGACCTGGGCTTCAGGAACTCCAACGAGCTCATCCTCCCCGCGGGGGTCCCCGTAACCCTGGAGGTCACCTCCAAGGACGTGATCCACTCCTTCTGGGTGCCGGGCCTTGTGGGCAAGCGGGACGCCATTCCGGGACAAAAGACTCTTATCCATTTCACACCCGAGACCCCGGGCAACTACTACGGCTTCTGCGCGGAGCTCTGCGGGCCGAGCCACGCCCGCATGCTCTTTAGGGTCCTGGTGGTCCCCAAGGAGGAGTTTGAGCGCTTCGTGGAGGCCGCCAAGGCCTACACCCCCCCGGTGGCCGACGCCCAGGGGCAGCAGGTCTTCCAGCAGAACTGCATGGCCTGCCACGCCGTCCAGGGGCAGATGCCCCCCGCGGTCATCGGGCCGGAGCTGGGCTTTATGGGCAACCGGGTGAGCCTGGGGGCGGGCATCGTGGAGAACACCCCGGAGAACCTGAAGGCCTGGATCCGGGACCCCGCGTCCATGAAGCCGGGGGTGAAGATGCCCGGCTTCCCCCAGCTTTCCGAGGAGGACCTGGACGCCCTGGTCCGCTACCTGGAGGGGCTTAAGGTGGAGGGCCTGGACCTGAAGGCCCTGCCCAAGTTCTAG
- the ctaD gene encoding cytochrome c oxidase subunit I — translation MAISARPKSTVWAVLWDLLTTVDHKKIGLLYTATAFFAFALAGVFSLLIRAQLAVPNAGLLTGEQYNQILTLHGATMLFFFIIQAGLTGFGNFVVPLMLGARDVALPRVNAFSYWAFLGAILLALMSFFFPGGAPAVGWTFYYPFSVQSGSGVDFYMAAILLLGFSSLLGNANFIATIYNLRAQGMSMWKMPMYVWSVFAASVLNLFSLAGLTSATLLVLLERKIGLSWFNPEIGGDPVLFQQFFWFYSHPTVYVMLLPYLGILAEVASTFARKPLFGYKQMVWAQMGIVVLGTMVWAHHMFAVGESTVFQIAFAFFTALIAVPTGVKLFNLIGTLWGGHLQMKTPLYWVLGFIFNFLLGGITGVMLSMTPLDYQFHDSYFVVAHFHNVLMAGSAFGAFAGLYYWWPKMTGRMYDERLGRLHFWLFLVGYLVTFLPQYALGFLGMPRRYYTYNADIAGWPELNFISTVGAFILGLGGLVWVYNMWKSLRSGEKAPANPWGGYTLEWLTDSPPKAHNFDVALPKEFPSERPLYDWAKKGVELKAEDPSHIHLPNSSFWPFYSAATLFAFFVSVAALPVPNVWMWLFLALFAYGLIRWALEDEYSHPVEHHTLSGKSNAWMGMAWFIVSEVGLFAILIAGYLYLRLTGAATPPEERPALWLALLNTFFLVSSSFTVHFAHHDLRRGRFNPFRFGLLITILLGVLFFLFQAWEFYQFHHHSSWQENLWTAAFFTIVGLHGLHVVIGGFGLILAYLQALRGKITLHNHGTLEAASMYWHLVDAVWLFIVTIFYIW, via the coding sequence ATGGCCATCAGCGCACGTCCCAAGAGCACGGTGTGGGCGGTCCTCTGGGACCTCCTCACCACGGTAGACCACAAGAAGATCGGCCTCCTCTACACGGCCACGGCCTTCTTCGCCTTCGCCCTGGCGGGGGTCTTCTCCCTCCTCATCAGGGCCCAGCTGGCCGTGCCCAACGCCGGCCTCCTCACGGGGGAGCAGTACAACCAGATCCTCACCCTTCACGGGGCCACCATGCTCTTCTTCTTCATCATCCAGGCCGGCCTCACGGGCTTCGGCAACTTCGTGGTGCCCCTCATGCTGGGGGCCCGGGACGTGGCCCTGCCCCGGGTGAACGCCTTCAGCTACTGGGCCTTCCTGGGGGCCATCCTCCTGGCCCTCATGAGCTTCTTCTTCCCCGGCGGGGCCCCCGCGGTGGGCTGGACCTTCTACTACCCCTTCTCCGTGCAGTCGGGTAGCGGGGTGGACTTCTACATGGCCGCCATCCTGCTCCTGGGCTTTTCCAGCCTCTTGGGCAACGCCAACTTCATCGCCACCATCTACAACCTGCGGGCCCAGGGGATGAGCATGTGGAAGATGCCCATGTACGTGTGGAGCGTCTTCGCCGCCAGCGTCCTCAACCTCTTTAGCCTCGCCGGGCTCACCTCGGCGACCCTCCTTGTCCTTTTGGAGAGGAAGATCGGCCTCTCCTGGTTCAACCCGGAGATCGGGGGGGACCCCGTCCTCTTCCAGCAGTTCTTCTGGTTCTACTCCCACCCCACGGTGTACGTGATGCTTTTGCCCTACCTGGGGATCCTCGCTGAGGTGGCCTCCACCTTTGCCCGCAAGCCCCTCTTCGGCTACAAGCAGATGGTCTGGGCCCAGATGGGCATCGTGGTCCTGGGGACCATGGTCTGGGCCCACCACATGTTCGCCGTGGGGGAGTCCACCGTCTTCCAGATCGCCTTCGCCTTCTTTACCGCCCTCATCGCCGTGCCCACGGGGGTTAAGCTCTTCAACCTCATCGGCACCCTCTGGGGCGGCCACCTCCAGATGAAGACCCCCCTCTACTGGGTGCTGGGCTTCATCTTCAACTTCCTCCTGGGGGGGATCACCGGGGTCATGCTCTCCATGACCCCCCTGGACTACCAGTTCCACGATTCCTACTTCGTGGTGGCCCACTTCCACAACGTCCTTATGGCGGGCTCCGCTTTTGGGGCCTTCGCCGGGCTTTACTACTGGTGGCCCAAGATGACCGGGCGCATGTACGACGAGCGCCTGGGCCGCCTCCACTTCTGGCTCTTCCTGGTGGGCTATTTGGTCACCTTCCTCCCCCAGTACGCCCTGGGCTTCCTGGGCATGCCCCGGCGCTACTACACCTACAACGCGGACATCGCCGGGTGGCCTGAGCTGAACTTCATCTCCACCGTGGGCGCCTTCATCCTGGGCCTTGGGGGGCTGGTGTGGGTCTACAACATGTGGAAGAGCCTCCGCTCCGGGGAGAAGGCCCCCGCCAACCCCTGGGGCGGGTACACCCTGGAGTGGCTTACGGACTCCCCGCCCAAGGCCCACAACTTTGACGTGGCCCTGCCCAAGGAGTTCCCTTCCGAAAGGCCCCTTTACGACTGGGCCAAGAAGGGGGTGGAGCTCAAAGCGGAAGACCCCAGCCACATCCACCTGCCCAATAGCTCCTTCTGGCCCTTCTACTCCGCGGCCACCCTCTTCGCCTTCTTCGTTTCCGTGGCCGCCCTTCCGGTGCCCAACGTCTGGATGTGGCTTTTTCTCGCCCTCTTCGCCTACGGTCTCATCCGCTGGGCCCTGGAGGACGAGTACAGCCACCCCGTGGAGCACCACACCCTTTCCGGCAAGTCCAACGCCTGGATGGGGATGGCCTGGTTCATCGTCTCGGAAGTGGGCCTCTTCGCCATCCTCATCGCGGGCTACCTCTACCTGCGCCTCACGGGGGCGGCCACCCCTCCTGAGGAGCGGCCCGCCCTCTGGCTTGCCCTCCTCAACACCTTCTTCCTGGTGAGCTCCTCCTTCACCGTGCACTTTGCCCACCACGACCTCCGCCGGGGCCGCTTCAACCCCTTCCGCTTCGGCCTCCTCATCACCATCCTCCTGGGCGTGCTCTTCTTCCTCTTCCAGGCCTGGGAGTTCTACCAGTTCCACCACCACTCCAGCTGGCAGGAGAACCTCTGGACCGCGGCCTTCTTCACCATCGTGGGCCTCCACGGCCTGCACGTGGTCATTGGGGGTTTCGGCCTCATCCTGGCCTACCTGCAAGCCTTAAGGGGGAAGATCACCCTGCACAACCACGGCACCCTCGAGGCCGCCAGCATGTACTGGCACCTGGTGGATGCGGTCTGGCTTTTCATCGTCACCATCTTCTACATCTGGTAG